AAAGGCGAGCGCGCCGCGCAGGGAACGGACGAGAGCCCCCTCGGCGACTCCATACGCCCCGTGCGCCGAGAGCCGCACGAGTCGGAGCAGCGCGATGTCGCCGCGGCGCAGCAGCCATCCGGCGGCCACTGCGGCGAGTACGTGCCCCAGGAGCATGGGAAGCGACGGGAGCAGCGACATGGAGCCCATCGCCGTGTCCATCGCCGAGTCCGCCGCCGTGGTGGCCGGGGAGCTGTGGTGCAGGGCGTGGCCGGTGGCCCCGCCGCCCGGCTCCACGCCCGCCGTGGTCAGGATCCGGTGGGCCTGGGCGGGGCTGATGCTGGCGGCGCCGGCCCCGCACACGATGCGCGCGGCCCGCTCCGCCAGGGAGGGGTCGGTGGCCGCCACCGCCGTGCTGCCGTGCTGCCCGACTCCGAAGAGCGCGTGCAGGCCCACCTGCCCGGCAGCGAGCAGGGCGGCGATGCCCGGCAGCGAGCGCTCACGCCCGGCGAGCGGTGCCGCGAGGGCGAAAACGGCGAGGAATCCGACGCCGAGCGTCCACAGCGGGACGGCGGCGCAGGAAGCGAGCACATGGCCCCCGGCGGACAGCACGACGCAGAGCACGGCGAACACCGCGGCTCTCAGCAGCCGGAGGTCTGCTCCGGTGCGCGCTTCGTGTGGGTGGGGGGCAGTCATGGCCGGAACATCATTGCACTGGGCTTACCCACCTCATACGGCAGGTCCGCAAGCTCCCATGGATGCCGATGAGTGCCGATGAGTGCCGATCGATGGCCGTCGGCCACGAATGGGCGCCTTTGGGCGAGGCCCGAAAGTGGCTCGTGAGAGGCGTGTCTACACCGTCCCGAGCCCTCCGCGCGTCCGCCGTATGGGCGGCATCACTTCAACTACGCGCTTACACACGGGCGCTTGCGGCAATACGTATCGGTATGTCGAGCCGCGGCCAGGAGGCTGGAGCATGAGCATGTGGTGGTCTCTCCATTTGCGGCGCGAAGCTGCGAGCGTCCCGCTGGCCCGCCGCTTGCTGATGGGCACGATGGAGACCGCGGGGGTGGATCCCGACGTCTCGTACGACCTGTCGGTGGCGCTCAGCGAGGCCTGTGCCAACGCGGTGGAGCACGGGGGCGCGGCGGTTCCTCCCGAGGGGGCGGCGGGGGCCTATCGGGTGACGGCGTACCTGGACGGCGAGAAGTGCCATATCGAAGTGGCCGACTCCGGCCCGGGATTCGTCCCCGTCGCGCAGCCCGCATCCGACAGTGCCGAACACGGACGCGGGCTGTACCTCATCCAGGAGCTCGCTGATCACGTCCACTTCGGCAACGAGCCGGGGGGCAGGGGCGGCGCGGTGATCAGCTTCGACAAGATCCTCAAGTGGCGCGAGGACGCACCGCTCGTCACGGCCTGAGGCCCCTTCCAACGCTGTAGGAGCCCCATCTGGTCTCCCGGGTCTGCCGGGCCCCTTTCCCCGCTCAGCCGG
This Streptomyces sp. NBC_01283 DNA region includes the following protein-coding sequences:
- a CDS encoding ATP-binding protein; translation: MSMWWSLHLRREAASVPLARRLLMGTMETAGVDPDVSYDLSVALSEACANAVEHGGAAVPPEGAAGAYRVTAYLDGEKCHIEVADSGPGFVPVAQPASDSAEHGRGLYLIQELADHVHFGNEPGGRGGAVISFDKILKWREDAPLVTA